A region of Flavobacterium indicum GPTSA100-9 = DSM 17447 DNA encodes the following proteins:
- a CDS encoding lipopolysaccharide kinase InaA family protein, producing MNNKFNPNFISYKDTINSCILNFFTTGKMLSDGKRNKIKIFEFDTVTLNIKSFKKPNLLNQIVYRYLRKSKAQRSFEYATLLEKYHIGTPTPIAFYENTSFFGLKDSYYVCKHLNNVVEFREIVENENFENRDEIIRQFTRFTCNMHEQGVEFLDHSPGNTLIKKNDDNTYSFFLVDLNRMKFHKSLDFTTRMKNLSKITHKKDMIVTMSNEYALITGEDEKVIYETMWKFTADFQSYFHRKKRIKKKLKFWKK from the coding sequence ATGAACAACAAATTTAATCCTAATTTTATTTCTTATAAAGACACTATCAATAGTTGCATTTTAAATTTTTTTACTACCGGAAAAATGCTATCGGATGGGAAACGAAATAAAATTAAAATTTTTGAATTTGATACTGTTACTTTAAATATTAAATCTTTTAAAAAACCGAATTTACTAAACCAAATCGTTTACCGTTATTTAAGAAAATCAAAAGCACAACGTTCATTTGAATATGCAACTTTATTAGAAAAATACCACATAGGAACGCCCACTCCAATTGCCTTTTATGAAAATACATCCTTTTTTGGTTTGAAAGACAGTTATTACGTGTGCAAACATTTAAATAATGTAGTTGAATTTAGGGAAATTGTAGAAAATGAAAACTTTGAAAATAGAGATGAAATCATTCGTCAATTTACAAGATTTACATGTAATATGCATGAACAAGGAGTAGAATTTTTAGACCATTCGCCTGGAAATACACTAATTAAAAAAAATGATGACAATACCTATTCTTTTTTCTTAGTTGATTTAAATCGAATGAAGTTTCATAAATCATTAGATTTTACTACTAGAATGAAAAATCTTTCAAAGATTACTCATAAAAAAGACATGATTGTAACAATGAGTAACGAATATGCACTAATAACTGGTGAAGATGAAAAAGTAATATATGAAACTATGTGGAAATTTACAGCTGATTTCCAATCCTATTTTCACAGAAAAAAAAGAATAAAAAAGAAATTAAAATTCTGGAAAAAATAG
- a CDS encoding glycosyltransferase family 9 protein, whose amino-acid sequence MEKILVIQQKRIGDVLTSTILSNNLKKEFPNAQIDYMCYSNCVDVLKNNPNISNVIVLEEKVRKNYFSLFQFIFKIRAAKYDVVIDAYSKLETNLITFFSGANYKISYKKGYSSLFYNYNIERLKNGTQSDIGLAIINRLRLLSPLIKHEIKDYKPVIFLADDEVVAAQELVSKFPLKKDKPVYMIGILGSEWYKTYPFEKMAELLDFVVKETDANLLFNYIPKQINDAKRIYDLCNPETQKRIYFDLYAQDLRSFLGLLSQCDALIGNEGGAVNMAKALAVPTFSLFSPSVDKETWQIFEDEKNVSIHLKDLKPEIYEEHDEKYIKEHTFKYFDAYPIDLIKEKLKDFINKIS is encoded by the coding sequence ATGGAAAAAATCTTAGTTATACAACAAAAAAGAATTGGCGATGTTTTAACATCAACAATTTTATCAAATAATTTAAAAAAAGAGTTTCCTAATGCACAAATAGATTACATGTGTTATTCTAATTGTGTTGATGTATTAAAAAACAATCCAAATATTTCTAATGTTATTGTATTAGAGGAAAAAGTAAGGAAAAATTATTTTTCTTTATTTCAATTTATTTTTAAGATTAGAGCTGCTAAATATGATGTTGTAATTGATGCTTACAGTAAATTAGAAACAAATTTAATTACTTTTTTTTCAGGTGCAAACTATAAAATATCGTATAAAAAAGGGTATTCGAGTTTGTTTTATAATTATAATATTGAACGATTAAAAAACGGTACGCAATCTGATATAGGTTTAGCTATTATCAACAGGTTAAGATTATTATCTCCATTAATTAAACATGAAATAAAGGATTATAAACCTGTAATTTTTTTAGCTGATGATGAAGTTGTAGCAGCTCAAGAATTAGTATCTAAATTTCCACTAAAAAAAGACAAACCGGTTTACATGATTGGTATTTTAGGAAGTGAATGGTATAAAACTTATCCATTTGAGAAAATGGCTGAATTATTAGATTTTGTTGTGAAAGAAACAGATGCAAATTTACTGTTTAATTACATCCCAAAGCAGATCAATGATGCCAAAAGAATTTATGATTTATGTAATCCTGAAACTCAAAAGCGTATTTATTTTGATTTATATGCGCAAGATTTACGATCGTTTTTAGGATTACTGTCGCAATGTGATGCATTAATTGGTAATGAGGGTGGTGCGGTAAATATGGCAAAAGCATTGGCAGTTCCAACATTTTCATTGTTTTCGCCTAGTGTAGATAAAGAAACTTGGCAAATTTTTGAAGATGAAAAAAATGTGTCAATTCATTTGAAAGATTTAAAGCCTGAAATTTATGAAGAGCACGATGAAAAATATATTAAAGAACATACTTTTAAATATTTTGATGCCTATCCTATTGATTTAATAAAAGAAAAATTAAAGGACTTTATAAATAAGATTAGTTAA
- a CDS encoding glycosyltransferase family 2 protein, which translates to MAISGLVITFNEEKNIGKCIDALFKVCDEVIIVDSLSSDNTVKIAEEKGAKVILQKFLGDGPQRTHGLPYCKNDWILNLDADEFLDKDAEAFIKQEKYLQGNYDAFSFRVKNYLKDELIDFSGWYPDHKVRFFNKKTAKPSAAKVHQKIETTNEKKVAVHILHYGWDSFEQIIAKKNQYSTWHAQQLFDQGKRVNSFKPVINGLTAFIRCYFFKKGIFNGIDGITIALIQGFFSHMKYSKLLKLQREEKLLKR; encoded by the coding sequence ATGGCAATTAGCGGTTTAGTCATCACTTTTAATGAGGAAAAAAATATTGGGAAATGTATTGATGCTTTGTTCAAAGTTTGCGATGAAGTAATTATTGTTGATTCATTAAGTAGTGACAATACTGTTAAAATAGCAGAAGAAAAAGGTGCTAAAGTTATTTTACAAAAATTTTTAGGTGACGGTCCTCAACGCACACACGGCTTGCCTTATTGTAAAAATGATTGGATTCTAAATTTAGATGCAGACGAATTTTTAGATAAAGACGCTGAAGCATTTATTAAACAAGAAAAATACCTTCAAGGAAATTACGATGCATTTTCATTTAGAGTGAAAAATTATTTAAAAGACGAGTTAATCGATTTTTCAGGCTGGTATCCAGACCATAAAGTTCGATTTTTTAATAAAAAAACTGCGAAACCATCTGCTGCAAAAGTTCATCAAAAAATAGAAACAACTAATGAAAAAAAAGTAGCTGTTCATATTTTACATTATGGTTGGGATTCTTTTGAACAAATTATAGCAAAGAAAAATCAGTACTCTACATGGCACGCCCAACAACTTTTTGACCAAGGTAAAAGAGTAAATAGTTTTAAACCTGTTATTAACGGATTAACAGCATTTATACGATGCTATTTTTTCAAAAAAGGAATATTTAATGGAATAGATGGAATTACTATTGCGTTGATTCAAGGTTTCTTTTCTCACATGAAATATTCTAAATTATTGAAATTACAAAGAGAAGAAAAATTATTGAAGCGTTAA
- a CDS encoding LTA synthase family protein translates to MQNFNKLVLLFFKRFFIVLFLYQVCRLLFLYFNYGSFKEFNFVTFLGGLHFDLSAIAYINLLFALLHFLPGKFKYSKRYQLALKRGFFIVNFIFILTNFVDFEYFKFTGRRSTFGLITASGMENEIGGLLISFLKEFWYQPLLAIGLGYIFWKIIPDAKHFSKDIETTNHIGKQSFLSVFLLAFVFLFARGGVQTKPLKIVDAVKYGNTTQSALVLNTPFCILKTIGKKETLEIPKFYSEEELNRVFNPITVLKSDSIANKKNVVVIILESFGRENVQHGQTPFFDSLIEKSLFFENGFANGKLSIDAVPSTLSSIPSLMNHSLITSSYAVNKVYGMPKLLKEHGYYTAFFHGAFNGSQNFDQYCNVAGFDSYFGKNEYVGPEAFDGSWGIFDEEFMQFFSKKMTTFKQPFFTTIFTISSHNPYTIPAKYINKFPKGKTKIQESIAYTDYALQQFFKSAEKQPWFKNTVFVLTADHTSSEPTEDKFSTNVGKFRIPILLFDPSNPSIVKKSMKNFQQIDIMPSILDYLNLPSKMISYGKSYNDKRDFVVYYLDNIYHYISNDYYLAFDGKQSIGLYNFKKDELLKNNLIQNESEVKVKLKMERFIKAYVQSFNDRMINNKLTLQ, encoded by the coding sequence ATGCAAAACTTTAATAAACTGGTATTACTTTTTTTTAAACGATTTTTTATTGTTCTATTTCTATATCAAGTTTGTAGATTATTATTTCTTTATTTTAACTACGGTTCGTTTAAAGAATTCAATTTTGTAACTTTTTTAGGGGGATTGCATTTTGATTTATCTGCTATTGCCTATATTAATTTGTTATTTGCACTTTTACACTTTTTACCAGGAAAATTTAAGTATTCAAAAAGATATCAATTAGCGCTTAAAAGAGGATTTTTTATTGTTAATTTTATTTTTATTTTAACAAATTTTGTTGATTTTGAGTATTTTAAGTTCACAGGAAGGCGAAGTACATTTGGATTAATTACGGCAAGTGGAATGGAAAATGAAATTGGAGGGCTTTTAATTTCATTTCTTAAGGAGTTTTGGTACCAACCATTATTAGCAATTGGATTAGGTTACATTTTTTGGAAAATTATTCCTGATGCAAAGCATTTTTCGAAAGATATTGAAACAACAAATCATATTGGGAAACAGTCTTTTTTGAGTGTATTTTTACTTGCTTTTGTTTTTTTATTCGCAAGAGGAGGGGTTCAAACAAAACCTTTAAAAATTGTAGACGCTGTAAAATATGGAAATACAACGCAATCTGCTTTAGTTTTAAATACTCCATTTTGTATTTTAAAAACAATTGGTAAAAAAGAAACTTTAGAAATTCCAAAATTTTATTCAGAAGAAGAATTGAACCGTGTTTTTAATCCTATAACAGTTTTAAAATCAGATTCTATCGCAAATAAGAAAAATGTAGTTGTTATAATTTTAGAAAGTTTTGGTAGAGAAAATGTACAGCACGGTCAAACACCATTTTTTGATTCATTAATCGAAAAATCATTGTTTTTTGAAAATGGATTTGCCAATGGTAAACTATCAATAGATGCGGTACCTTCCACATTATCCAGTATTCCAAGTTTAATGAACCATTCTTTAATAACGTCGAGTTACGCTGTTAATAAAGTTTACGGAATGCCAAAATTATTAAAAGAACACGGCTATTATACTGCTTTTTTTCATGGGGCATTTAATGGAAGTCAAAATTTTGATCAATATTGTAATGTTGCTGGTTTTGATAGTTATTTTGGAAAGAATGAATATGTAGGACCAGAAGCATTTGATGGTAGTTGGGGTATTTTTGATGAAGAATTTATGCAGTTTTTTTCAAAAAAAATGACCACATTTAAACAACCGTTTTTTACAACCATTTTTACAATTTCATCTCATAATCCTTATACAATACCAGCAAAGTACATAAATAAATTTCCAAAAGGTAAAACAAAAATTCAAGAAAGTATTGCTTATACAGATTATGCCTTACAGCAATTTTTTAAATCTGCTGAAAAACAACCTTGGTTTAAAAATACCGTTTTTGTACTTACTGCAGACCATACTTCTTCTGAACCAACAGAAGATAAATTTAGCACAAATGTTGGTAAATTTCGAATTCCTATTTTGCTATTTGATCCGTCTAATCCCTCAATAGTAAAAAAATCAATGAAAAATTTTCAACAGATTGACATCATGCCTTCTATTTTAGATTATTTGAATTTGCCTTCTAAAATGATTTCTTATGGCAAATCGTATAATGATAAAAGGGATTTTGTAGTTTATTATTTAGACAATATTTATCATTATATTAGTAATGATTACTATTTAGCTTTTGATGGAAAACAATCTATTGGATTGTATAATTTTAAAAAAGATGAATTATTGAAAAATAATTTAATCCAAAATGAAAGCGAAGTTAAGGTTAAATTAAAAATGGAACGATTTATAAAAGCTTATGTTCAATCGTTTAACGATAGAATGATCAACAATAAGTTAACGCTTCAATAA
- a CDS encoding glycosyltransferase family 2 protein, with product MELSVIITTYNKEIWLQKVLEGYANQSEQNFEVIIADDGSNSNTKHIIDSFQNRFIHPIQHIWQEDNGFQKCKILNKAILKSTTDYLLFTDGDCIPRFDFVAQHLKNKEKGYFLSGGYFKLPMSVSEKISLNDIKNQNCFSISWLIKNNVSKSFKLTKLTRNILFAKLMNCITPTKKTFNGHNTSCYKEDILAVNGFNEEMQYGGLDRELGERLLNNGLKSKQIRYSAICIHLEHERIYASIENWKKNNEIRNYNQKHKITKIEKGISQYL from the coding sequence ATGGAATTATCTGTAATTATAACTACCTATAACAAAGAAATCTGGCTTCAAAAAGTTCTTGAAGGTTATGCTAATCAAAGTGAGCAAAACTTTGAAGTAATTATTGCAGACGATGGATCAAATTCAAATACAAAACATATAATTGATTCTTTTCAGAATAGATTCATACATCCTATTCAACATATTTGGCAAGAAGATAATGGTTTTCAAAAATGTAAAATTTTAAATAAAGCCATCTTAAAATCAACAACCGATTATCTTTTATTCACTGACGGTGATTGTATACCACGATTCGATTTTGTTGCTCAACATTTAAAAAATAAAGAAAAGGGATATTTCTTATCTGGTGGCTATTTTAAGTTGCCAATGAGTGTCTCAGAAAAAATTTCATTAAATGATATAAAAAATCAAAATTGTTTTTCAATTTCATGGCTTATTAAAAATAATGTTTCAAAAAGTTTTAAGCTAACTAAGTTAACGCGAAATATTTTATTTGCAAAACTTATGAATTGTATAACACCTACCAAAAAAACTTTTAATGGACACAATACTTCTTGCTACAAAGAAGATATATTAGCGGTTAATGGATTTAATGAAGAAATGCAATATGGAGGTTTAGATAGAGAACTTGGTGAACGATTACTTAATAATGGTTTAAAATCTAAACAAATTCGTTACAGTGCCATTTGTATCCATTTAGAACATGAACGAATTTATGCTTCAATTGAAAATTGGAAAAAAAATAACGAAATCAGAAATTATAATCAAAAACATAAAATAACTAAAATAGAAAAAGGTATTTCTCAATACCTTTAA
- a CDS encoding glycosyltransferase family 2 protein, which translates to MSKISVITVNYNNDLGLKETIDSVISQTYNNFEFLIIDGGSKDNSYNIIKEYEDKITYWVSESDKGVYSAMNKGILKASGDYIIFMNSGDVFNDENVLKSVVPKFDTNAYFIYGNNFKKKENSKRLKTYPEKLNFSFFYTSSLNHQATFISKKAFTELFLYDENKKIVADWELFIVGICKENLPYQYINETICVYDFTGMSSNGKYQAITDSEKKETLEKYFPAFVEDYQQVALLNSKRIQQVIHIQKSPLIWKLMKWTISLFLLFTPKMKK; encoded by the coding sequence ATGAGTAAAATTTCGGTAATAACTGTTAATTATAACAACGATCTTGGTTTAAAAGAAACCATTGATAGTGTAATTTCTCAAACGTACAATAATTTTGAATTTTTAATTATTGACGGAGGAAGTAAAGACAATTCCTATAATATAATTAAAGAATACGAAGACAAAATAACGTATTGGGTTTCTGAATCAGACAAAGGAGTTTATTCAGCAATGAACAAAGGTATTTTAAAAGCATCTGGAGATTACATTATTTTTATGAATAGTGGAGATGTTTTTAACGATGAAAATGTTTTAAAATCAGTTGTTCCAAAATTTGACACTAATGCCTATTTTATCTACGGTAATAATTTTAAGAAAAAAGAAAATTCAAAAAGATTAAAAACCTATCCTGAAAAATTAAACTTTTCTTTTTTTTATACAAGTTCATTAAACCATCAAGCTACTTTTATAAGTAAAAAGGCTTTTACAGAATTATTTTTATATGATGAAAATAAAAAAATAGTGGCCGATTGGGAATTATTTATTGTGGGCATATGTAAAGAAAATTTACCCTACCAATACATCAATGAAACTATTTGTGTATATGATTTTACAGGTATGTCATCTAATGGGAAATATCAAGCTATTACAGATTCAGAAAAAAAAGAAACTCTTGAAAAGTACTTTCCCGCTTTTGTAGAGGACTATCAACAGGTTGCACTTTTAAATTCTAAAAGAATACAACAAGTAATTCATATACAAAAATCACCATTAATTTGGAAATTGATGAAATGGACTATAAGTTTGTTTCTATTGTTTACTCCAAAAATGAAAAAATGA
- a CDS encoding glycosyltransferase family 4 protein, protein MVKVFLESHNIKNRAGGLGTFNYELIKAIANQNLSNLTITLNTPNPSELENEFPSIFTYKKYTSLQRHKLFRIRTKYDVWHSLNQNTKIEPGTKPKKYILTIHDVNFVEEHSSDMSHPKNKLFIEKLNRADVITYISNFAKEQTHQYFNVPKVDEKIIYNGNPIITDLDCSNFVSSIPVDKPFFFSLGDFIERKNFHSIVLMMKYMPEYNLIISGNNDKEYGNFIRNLIEKEHLSNVFLTGKISDTAKQFYMKNCEAFLFPSIREGFGLPPIEAMYFGKPVFLSTKTSLPEVGGDAAFYWDNFSPEYMKNEVLSQLNYYNLNKSALELKIKERAAFFDWNKAAREYLKLYTI, encoded by the coding sequence ATGGTAAAAGTATTTTTAGAATCTCATAATATAAAAAATAGAGCAGGTGGTTTAGGCACTTTTAATTATGAATTAATTAAAGCAATTGCTAATCAAAATTTATCAAATTTAACTATTACGCTTAATACACCAAATCCTTCTGAGTTAGAAAATGAGTTTCCATCTATTTTTACGTACAAAAAATATACTAGTTTACAACGTCATAAATTATTTAGGATAAGAACTAAGTATGATGTATGGCATAGTCTGAATCAAAATACTAAAATTGAACCGGGTACGAAGCCAAAAAAATATATTCTTACTATACATGATGTGAATTTTGTTGAGGAGCATTCCTCTGATATGAGTCATCCGAAAAATAAATTATTTATTGAAAAATTAAATAGAGCTGATGTAATAACCTATATATCTAATTTTGCTAAGGAACAAACGCATCAGTATTTTAATGTGCCTAAAGTAGATGAGAAAATAATTTACAATGGTAATCCTATTATTACTGATCTGGATTGTTCAAATTTTGTTTCAAGTATTCCCGTAGATAAACCATTTTTCTTTAGTTTAGGTGATTTTATTGAGAGAAAAAATTTTCATTCAATTGTATTAATGATGAAATATATGCCAGAGTATAATTTAATTATTTCAGGCAATAATGATAAAGAATACGGTAATTTTATTCGAAACCTAATTGAAAAAGAACATCTTTCGAATGTTTTTTTAACGGGAAAAATTTCAGATACAGCAAAACAATTTTATATGAAAAATTGTGAAGCTTTTTTATTTCCTTCTATTCGTGAAGGTTTTGGTTTACCTCCAATTGAAGCCATGTATTTTGGAAAACCTGTTTTTTTATCAACAAAAACTTCATTACCAGAAGTGGGTGGTGATGCTGCTTTTTATTGGGATAATTTTTCTCCAGAATATATGAAAAATGAAGTTTTGAGTCAATTGAATTATTATAACTTAAACAAGTCTGCTTTGGAATTAAAAATAAAAGAAAGAGCTGCCTTTTTCGATTGGAATAAAGCAGCTCGTGAATATTTGAAATTGTATACTATTTAA
- a CDS encoding FKBP-type peptidyl-prolyl cis-trans isomerase, translating to MKFNYKLLLVLPILFLLVGCPKDDPAGEEIRPFSDVYAEDIAEIEQFMDTHKMNVDANYNVTFEEITSTNPGTPISDRTDLEFKIINQNDIAYKLYYIKLREGVGERPTRLDSVYTSYKGHKTNLTSFDSAPNPVWFELEDLIQGWREIMPEFKIGTYVANGDGTFTFNDFGAGVMFIPSGLAYFNASAGTVEAYTPIIFNFKLMNLRYKDHDADKILSKDEYGPNYPSSYLDSDGDGVKDYLDIDDDNDGVLTKVELATTSATLITGVNSSHYVYSTIPVCPGSTNGKPIHLNPACQND from the coding sequence ATGAAATTTAATTATAAGTTACTTCTTGTATTACCAATATTGTTTTTATTAGTTGGTTGTCCTAAAGATGATCCAGCTGGTGAAGAAATTAGACCATTTAGTGATGTTTATGCAGAAGATATAGCAGAGATTGAACAATTTATGGATACTCATAAAATGAATGTTGATGCAAATTATAATGTAACTTTTGAAGAAATTACAAGTACAAATCCGGGGACACCTATTAGTGATAGAACAGATTTAGAATTTAAAATAATTAATCAAAATGATATAGCTTATAAGCTTTATTATATCAAACTTAGAGAAGGTGTTGGAGAACGTCCAACAAGATTAGATTCTGTTTATACTTCATACAAAGGTCATAAAACGAATTTAACTTCTTTTGATTCGGCTCCTAATCCAGTTTGGTTTGAATTAGAAGATTTAATTCAAGGTTGGAGAGAAATTATGCCCGAATTTAAAATTGGTACCTATGTTGCAAATGGCGACGGTACATTTACGTTTAATGATTTTGGAGCAGGTGTAATGTTTATCCCTTCTGGTTTAGCCTATTTTAATGCAAGTGCCGGTACTGTTGAAGCGTATACACCTATTATTTTTAATTTTAAATTAATGAATTTAAGATACAAAGATCATGATGCAGATAAGATTTTATCTAAAGATGAATATGGGCCAAATTATCCAAGCAGTTATTTAGATTCGGATGGGGATGGAGTAAAAGATTATTTAGATATTGATGATGATAATGATGGTGTACTAACAAAAGTTGAACTAGCTACAACGAGTGCTACGCTCATTACAGGAGTTAATTCAAGCCATTATGTATATTCAACTATTCCAGTTTGTCCTGGAAGTACAAATGGAAAACCGATACATTTGAATCCGGCTTGTCAAAATGATTAA
- a CDS encoding GDP-L-fucose synthase family protein gives MNKDSKIYVAGHRGMVGSAIVANLIEKGFTNIITKTSNELDLTNQIAVANFFADEQPEYVFLAAAKVGGIVANNTYRAQFIYENMMIQNNVIHHSYLNNVKKLMFLGSSCIYPKLAPQPLKEEYLLTGLLEETNEPYAIAKIAGIKMCDAYRDQYGCNFISVMPTNLYGFNDNYDLQNSHVLPALLRKFHEAKLNNEEKVEVWGTGTPLREFLHATDMADACVFLMENYNDRGFVNIGSGKEISIKDLALLVKDIVGFKGTIYFNTEKPDGTPRKLMDVSKLKNLGWEYKISLKEGIENVYKTKFNS, from the coding sequence ATGAATAAAGATTCAAAAATATATGTTGCTGGCCATAGAGGTATGGTAGGAAGTGCTATTGTTGCTAATTTAATTGAAAAAGGTTTTACAAATATTATTACCAAAACTTCAAATGAGTTAGATTTAACAAATCAGATTGCCGTTGCAAATTTCTTTGCTGATGAACAACCTGAATATGTTTTTCTTGCAGCAGCCAAAGTGGGTGGAATTGTAGCAAATAATACCTATAGAGCCCAATTTATTTATGAAAACATGATGATTCAGAATAATGTAATTCATCACAGTTATTTGAATAATGTTAAAAAATTAATGTTTTTAGGTTCTTCGTGTATCTATCCAAAATTGGCGCCACAACCTTTAAAAGAAGAATATCTTTTAACAGGTTTACTTGAAGAAACTAATGAACCTTATGCGATTGCAAAAATTGCAGGTATAAAAATGTGCGATGCGTACAGAGATCAATATGGTTGCAATTTCATTTCTGTAATGCCAACGAATTTGTATGGTTTCAATGATAATTATGATCTACAAAATTCGCATGTACTTCCAGCGTTATTAAGAAAATTTCATGAAGCCAAATTGAACAATGAAGAAAAAGTAGAAGTTTGGGGAACTGGAACGCCTTTGAGAGAATTTTTACATGCAACCGATATGGCCGATGCCTGCGTGTTTTTAATGGAAAATTATAATGACCGTGGATTTGTCAATATTGGTTCAGGAAAAGAAATTTCAATTAAAGATTTAGCACTTCTAGTTAAAGATATAGTAGGTTTTAAAGGCACTATTTATTTTAATACTGAAAAACCAGATGGTACTCCAAGAAAATTAATGGATGTTTCCAAATTAAAAAATTTAGGTTGGGAATATAAAATTTCTTTAAAAGAAGGAATTGAAAACGTATATAAAACCAAATTCAATTCTTAA
- a CDS encoding 2,3,4,5-tetrahydropyridine-2,6-dicarboxylate N-succinyltransferase, protein MDNLQSIIEQAWDNRALLQEETTQKVIREVIELIDNGKLRVAEPTESGWQVNEWVKKAVVMYFPIQKMETWEAGIFEYHDKMPLKRNYAEKGIRVVPNAVARHGAYIASGVIMMPSYVNIGAYVDSGTMVDTWATVGSCAQIGKDVHLSGGVGIGGVLEPLQAAPVIIEDGAFIGSRCIVVEGVRVEKEAVLGANVVLTGSTKIIDVTGNEPIEYKGVVPARSVVIPGSYTKKFAAGEYQVPCALIIGQRKPSTDLKTSLNDALREYNVAV, encoded by the coding sequence ATGGATAATTTACAATCAATCATAGAACAAGCTTGGGATAATAGAGCTTTGTTACAAGAAGAAACTACTCAAAAGGTTATTAGAGAGGTTATTGAATTAATTGATAACGGGAAATTAAGAGTTGCTGAACCAACTGAATCAGGTTGGCAGGTGAATGAATGGGTAAAAAAGGCAGTTGTAATGTACTTCCCAATTCAAAAAATGGAAACATGGGAAGCAGGAATATTTGAATATCATGATAAAATGCCTTTGAAAAGAAATTATGCTGAAAAAGGTATTCGCGTTGTGCCAAATGCGGTTGCTCGTCATGGCGCTTATATTGCATCTGGTGTAATTATGATGCCTTCTTATGTAAATATTGGAGCTTACGTTGATTCGGGGACTATGGTTGACACTTGGGCAACAGTTGGAAGTTGTGCTCAAATTGGTAAAGATGTGCATTTAAGTGGAGGTGTAGGTATAGGAGGTGTTTTAGAACCTTTACAAGCTGCTCCTGTAATTATTGAAGATGGTGCTTTTATTGGTTCTAGATGTATTGTTGTAGAAGGAGTAAGAGTTGAGAAAGAAGCGGTTTTAGGTGCAAATGTAGTATTAACAGGTTCTACTAAAATTATTGATGTAACTGGTAATGAACCGATTGAATATAAAGGAGTTGTTCCTGCTCGTTCAGTAGTAATTCCGGGAAGTTATACAAAAAAATTTGCTGCAGGAGAATATCAAGTTCCATGTGCTTTAATCATCGGACAAAGAAAACCATCAACGGATTTAAAAACTTCTCTTAATGATGCGTTAAGAGAATATAATGTTGCAGTATAA